The following proteins are encoded in a genomic region of Brachypodium distachyon strain Bd21 chromosome 1, Brachypodium_distachyon_v3.0, whole genome shotgun sequence:
- the LOC100830891 gene encoding inositol hexakisphosphate and diphosphoinositol-pentakisphosphate kinase VIP2 isoform X1, with amino-acid sequence MAVDDNEGADRVTIGVCVMEKKVFCSPMEQILERLRAFGEFEIIIFGDKVILEDPIEIWPKCDCLIAFCSSGFPLQKAQAYAALRRPFLVNELEPQYLLHDRRKVYEHLEKYGIPVPSYALVNREYPYQELDHFIEQEDFVEIHGKRFLKPFVEKPANGDDHRIMIYYPNSAGGGMKELFRKVGNRSSEFHPDVRRVRREGSYIYEEFMPTGGTDVKVYTVGPGYAHAEARKSPVVDGVVMRNPDGKEVRYPVLLTPTEKQMARDVCSAFRQMVCGFDLLRCDGRSYVCDVNGWSFVKNSYKYYDDAACILRKIFLDAKAPHLSSIIPPTLPWKSNEPDQSTEGLTRQGSGIIGTFGQSEELRCVIVVIRHGDRTPKQKVKLKVTEENLLNLMLKYNGGKPRAETKLKSAVQLQDLLDATRQLVPPTRSGQESDSDAEDLEHIEKLRQVKAVLEEGGHFSGIYRKVQLKPLKWIKVPKHNGDGEEERPIEALMILKYGGVLTHAGRKQAEELGRFFRNNIYPGEGTGLLRLHSTYRHDLKIYSSDEGRVQMSAAAFAKGLLDLEGQLTPILVSLVSKDSSMLDGLEDASIEMDEAKARLHEIIISNAKTENTNGSEEFPWMVDGAGLPANASQLLPKMAKLTKEVTAQVKLLAEGEDEKLALTSSFSRYDQAKALGKTTIDVARIAAGLPCGSESFLLMFARWKKHERDLYNERKDRFDITQIPDVYDSCKYDLVHNAHLNLEGLEELYKVAQLLADGVIPNEYGINPAQKLKIGSKIARRLMGKVLIDLRNTREEAICVADPNFTEDEAIFLPTKELEHQQKIQLRNEDGRRSSTTSEKSMDQEDEDDRETKYRLDPKYANVKTPDRHVRTRLYFTSESHIHSLMNVLRYCNLDESLQGEDSLVCQSTLDRLHRTRELDYMSNIVLRMFENTEVPLEDEKRFRIEMTFSRGADLSPLEDKTSETSPLLQEHTLPIMGPERLQEVGSCLTLDKFEKMVRPFAMPPEDFPPAAPPQALGYFSKGAGVLERLASFWPFHKGVTNGK; translated from the exons aTGGCGGTGGATGATAATGAGGGCGCCGACAGGGTCACCATTGGCGTCTGCGTCATGGAGAAGAAG GTGTTCTGCTCCCCAATGGAGCAGATTCTCGAGAGGCTCCGTGCGTTTGGAGAATTCGAG ATCATAATATTTGGAGATAAGGTTATTCTCGAGGATCCTATTGAGAT TTGGCCAAAATGTGACTGCTTGATTGCCTTCTGTTCGTCTGGGTTTCCTCTTCAAAAAGCTCAGGCGTATGCTGCTTTACGAAG GCCATTTTTAGTGAACGAATTGGAGCCCCAATATCTCCTTCATGACCGCAGAAAAGTATATGAG CATCTTGAGAAGTATGGAATTCCTGTACCCAGTTATGCTCTTGTCAATAGAGAATATCCATACCAAGAGCTAGACCACTTCATTGAGCAAGAAGATTTTGTTGAGATCCATGGAAAGCGATTTCTTAAGCCCTTTGTGGAGAAACCTGCTAATG GGGATGATCATAGAATAATGATTTATTATCCTAATTCTGCTGGTGGTGGAATGAAGGAACTATTCCGAAAG GTTGGTAACCGTTCTAGTGAATTTCATCCTGATGTCAGGAGAGTTAGGCGCGAAGGATCTTACATTTATGAGGAGTTCATGCCTACTGGTGGGACAGATGTGAAA GTTTACACAGTTGGCCCAGGATATGCACATGCCGAGGCACGCAAATCACCAGTTGTCGATGGTGTTGTTATGAGGAATCCAGATGGGAAAGAA GTACGCTATCCTGTTCTTTTGACCCCTACGGAGAAACAAATGGCAAGAGATGTCTGCAGTGCTTTTAGACAGATG GTTTGCGGTTTTGATCTCTTAAGGTGCGATGGGAGATCGTACGTTTGTGATGTGAACGGATGGAGCTTTGTAAAGAACTCTTACAA GTATTATGATGATGCTGCATGCATATTGCGAAAAATATTTCTTGATGCAAAAGCTCCCCATCTTTCATCAATCATTCCTCCAACACTTCCATGGAAATCAAACGAACCAGATCAGTCTACTGAAGGTCTTACACGACAGGGAAGTGGGATAATTGGTACATTTGGTCAGTCAGAAGAACTACGCTGTGTCATTGTTGTCATACGCCA TGGTGATCGGACACCAAAGCAGAAAGTGAAATTGAAAGTTACAGAGGAAAATCTGTTGAATTTGATGTTGAAGTACAATGGTGGAAAGCCAAGAGCTGAG ACAAAACTGAAAAGTGCTGTACAACTACAAGACTTGTTAGATGCCACAAGACAACTTGTACCACCAACTAG GTCGGGCCAGGAGAGCGATAGTGATGCCGAAGATTTGGAGCATATTGAAAAGCTTCGTCAAGTCAAAGCAGTACTGGAGGAG GGTGGGCATTTCTCTGGTATTTATCGGAAAGTACAGCTAAAGCCACTTAAATGGATTAAAGTTCCAAAGCACAATGGTGACGGTGAAGAAGAGCGGCCAATAGAAGCCCTGATGATTCTGAAATATGGTGGTGTACTCACTCATGCTGGGAGAAAGCAG GCAGAAGAACTTGGAAGGTTCTTCAGAAACAACATTTATCCAG GTGAAGGAACAGGTTTGCTTCGCCTTCATAGCACGTATAGACACGACTTAAAAATATACAGTTCAGACGAAGGACGTGTTCAG ATGTCTGCTGCCGCATTTGCCAAAGGTCTTCTTGATCTGGAAGGACAACTAACGCCTATACTT GTCTCTCTAGTAAGTAAAGACTCATCTATGCTAGATGGACTGGAAGATGCTAGCATTGAGATGGATGAAGCTAAG gcTAGATTGCATGAAATCATCATTTCAAATGCTAAAACAGAGAATACCAATGGATCGGAGGAGTTTCCATGGATGGTTGATGGTGCAGGATTGCCTGCAAATGCTTCTCAACTTCTTCCTAAAATG GCCAAGCTGACGAAAGAAGTTACTGCACAAGTCAAGCTGCTTGCTGAAGGTGAAGATGAGAAGCTTGCACTGACAAGCTCATTTTCTAGATATGACCAAGCAAAGGCTCTTGGGAAAACAACAATTGATGTTGCACGTATTGCTGCTGGGTTACCTTGTGGTAGTGAAAGCTTCCTCTTAATGTTTGCTCGATGGAAAAAACACGAGAGAGATTTATATAATGAAAGAAAGGA CCGATTTGACATTACACAGATTCCAGATGTCTACGACTCGTGCAA ATATGATCTGGTACATAATGCTCATCTCAATCTTGAGGGCTTGGAAGAGCTTTACAAAGTTGCTCAA CTTCTTGCTGATGGTGTTATTCCAAACGAGTACGGCATCAACCCAGCACAAAAACTAAAAATTGGCTCAAAG ATAGCACGCCGGTTAATGGGAAAAGTTCTAATTGATCTACGGAACACTCGTGAAGAAGCTATTTGTGTCGCCGATCCAAATTTTACTGAGGATGAAGCTATATTCCTACCAACAAAAGAATTAGAGCACCAGCAAAAGATTCAACTTAGAAATGAGGATGGAAGGAGATCTAGCACCACAAGTGAAAAGTCAATGGAccaagaagatgaagatgataGAGAAACTAAATACCGCTTAGATCCTAA GTATGCGAACGTGAAGACACCTGATCGACATGTCCGCACACGGCTTTATTTCACATCG GAATCTCATATACACTCATTGATGAATGTCCTTCGGTATTGCAATTTGGATGAGTCTCTACAAGGAGAGGATAGCCTTGTTTGCCAAAGTACTTTGGACCGACTACATAGAACCAGGGAGCTCGATTACATGAGCAACATCGTGCTTAGAATGTTTGAAAATACAGAG GTTCCTTTAGAAGACGAGAAAAGGTTCAGGATCGAGATGACGTTCAGTCGTGGCGCTGATCTCAGTCCTTTAGAG GACAAAACTAGCGAAACTTCTCCATTGCTCCAGGAGCACACCCTGCCGATAATGGGACCCGAGAGACTGCAGGAAGTTGGTTCTTGCTTGACACTGGACAAGTTTGAGAAGATGGTGCGGCCATTCGCCATGCCCCCTGAGGACTTCCCCCCAGCTGCGCCACCACAAGCCTTAGGATACTTCTCCAAAGGTGCTGGCGTGCTTGAACGGCTGGCTAGTTTCTGGCCTTTTCACAAGGGTGTGACCAATGGCAAGTAG
- the LOC100830891 gene encoding inositol hexakisphosphate and diphosphoinositol-pentakisphosphate kinase VIP2 isoform X2 gives MPTGGTDVKVYTVGPGYAHAEARKSPVVDGVVMRNPDGKEVRYPVLLTPTEKQMARDVCSAFRQMVCGFDLLRCDGRSYVCDVNGWSFVKNSYKYYDDAACILRKIFLDAKAPHLSSIIPPTLPWKSNEPDQSTEGLTRQGSGIIGTFGQSEELRCVIVVIRHGDRTPKQKVKLKVTEENLLNLMLKYNGGKPRAETKLKSAVQLQDLLDATRQLVPPTRSGQESDSDAEDLEHIEKLRQVKAVLEEGGHFSGIYRKVQLKPLKWIKVPKHNGDGEEERPIEALMILKYGGVLTHAGRKQAEELGRFFRNNIYPGEGTGLLRLHSTYRHDLKIYSSDEGRVQMSAAAFAKGLLDLEGQLTPILVSLVSKDSSMLDGLEDASIEMDEAKARLHEIIISNAKTENTNGSEEFPWMVDGAGLPANASQLLPKMAKLTKEVTAQVKLLAEGEDEKLALTSSFSRYDQAKALGKTTIDVARIAAGLPCGSESFLLMFARWKKHERDLYNERKDRFDITQIPDVYDSCKYDLVHNAHLNLEGLEELYKVAQLLADGVIPNEYGINPAQKLKIGSKIARRLMGKVLIDLRNTREEAICVADPNFTEDEAIFLPTKELEHQQKIQLRNEDGRRSSTTSEKSMDQEDEDDRETKYRLDPKYANVKTPDRHVRTRLYFTSESHIHSLMNVLRYCNLDESLQGEDSLVCQSTLDRLHRTRELDYMSNIVLRMFENTEVPLEDEKRFRIEMTFSRGADLSPLEDKTSETSPLLQEHTLPIMGPERLQEVGSCLTLDKFEKMVRPFAMPPEDFPPAAPPQALGYFSKGAGVLERLASFWPFHKGVTNGK, from the exons ATGCCTACTGGTGGGACAGATGTGAAA GTTTACACAGTTGGCCCAGGATATGCACATGCCGAGGCACGCAAATCACCAGTTGTCGATGGTGTTGTTATGAGGAATCCAGATGGGAAAGAA GTACGCTATCCTGTTCTTTTGACCCCTACGGAGAAACAAATGGCAAGAGATGTCTGCAGTGCTTTTAGACAGATG GTTTGCGGTTTTGATCTCTTAAGGTGCGATGGGAGATCGTACGTTTGTGATGTGAACGGATGGAGCTTTGTAAAGAACTCTTACAA GTATTATGATGATGCTGCATGCATATTGCGAAAAATATTTCTTGATGCAAAAGCTCCCCATCTTTCATCAATCATTCCTCCAACACTTCCATGGAAATCAAACGAACCAGATCAGTCTACTGAAGGTCTTACACGACAGGGAAGTGGGATAATTGGTACATTTGGTCAGTCAGAAGAACTACGCTGTGTCATTGTTGTCATACGCCA TGGTGATCGGACACCAAAGCAGAAAGTGAAATTGAAAGTTACAGAGGAAAATCTGTTGAATTTGATGTTGAAGTACAATGGTGGAAAGCCAAGAGCTGAG ACAAAACTGAAAAGTGCTGTACAACTACAAGACTTGTTAGATGCCACAAGACAACTTGTACCACCAACTAG GTCGGGCCAGGAGAGCGATAGTGATGCCGAAGATTTGGAGCATATTGAAAAGCTTCGTCAAGTCAAAGCAGTACTGGAGGAG GGTGGGCATTTCTCTGGTATTTATCGGAAAGTACAGCTAAAGCCACTTAAATGGATTAAAGTTCCAAAGCACAATGGTGACGGTGAAGAAGAGCGGCCAATAGAAGCCCTGATGATTCTGAAATATGGTGGTGTACTCACTCATGCTGGGAGAAAGCAG GCAGAAGAACTTGGAAGGTTCTTCAGAAACAACATTTATCCAG GTGAAGGAACAGGTTTGCTTCGCCTTCATAGCACGTATAGACACGACTTAAAAATATACAGTTCAGACGAAGGACGTGTTCAG ATGTCTGCTGCCGCATTTGCCAAAGGTCTTCTTGATCTGGAAGGACAACTAACGCCTATACTT GTCTCTCTAGTAAGTAAAGACTCATCTATGCTAGATGGACTGGAAGATGCTAGCATTGAGATGGATGAAGCTAAG gcTAGATTGCATGAAATCATCATTTCAAATGCTAAAACAGAGAATACCAATGGATCGGAGGAGTTTCCATGGATGGTTGATGGTGCAGGATTGCCTGCAAATGCTTCTCAACTTCTTCCTAAAATG GCCAAGCTGACGAAAGAAGTTACTGCACAAGTCAAGCTGCTTGCTGAAGGTGAAGATGAGAAGCTTGCACTGACAAGCTCATTTTCTAGATATGACCAAGCAAAGGCTCTTGGGAAAACAACAATTGATGTTGCACGTATTGCTGCTGGGTTACCTTGTGGTAGTGAAAGCTTCCTCTTAATGTTTGCTCGATGGAAAAAACACGAGAGAGATTTATATAATGAAAGAAAGGA CCGATTTGACATTACACAGATTCCAGATGTCTACGACTCGTGCAA ATATGATCTGGTACATAATGCTCATCTCAATCTTGAGGGCTTGGAAGAGCTTTACAAAGTTGCTCAA CTTCTTGCTGATGGTGTTATTCCAAACGAGTACGGCATCAACCCAGCACAAAAACTAAAAATTGGCTCAAAG ATAGCACGCCGGTTAATGGGAAAAGTTCTAATTGATCTACGGAACACTCGTGAAGAAGCTATTTGTGTCGCCGATCCAAATTTTACTGAGGATGAAGCTATATTCCTACCAACAAAAGAATTAGAGCACCAGCAAAAGATTCAACTTAGAAATGAGGATGGAAGGAGATCTAGCACCACAAGTGAAAAGTCAATGGAccaagaagatgaagatgataGAGAAACTAAATACCGCTTAGATCCTAA GTATGCGAACGTGAAGACACCTGATCGACATGTCCGCACACGGCTTTATTTCACATCG GAATCTCATATACACTCATTGATGAATGTCCTTCGGTATTGCAATTTGGATGAGTCTCTACAAGGAGAGGATAGCCTTGTTTGCCAAAGTACTTTGGACCGACTACATAGAACCAGGGAGCTCGATTACATGAGCAACATCGTGCTTAGAATGTTTGAAAATACAGAG GTTCCTTTAGAAGACGAGAAAAGGTTCAGGATCGAGATGACGTTCAGTCGTGGCGCTGATCTCAGTCCTTTAGAG GACAAAACTAGCGAAACTTCTCCATTGCTCCAGGAGCACACCCTGCCGATAATGGGACCCGAGAGACTGCAGGAAGTTGGTTCTTGCTTGACACTGGACAAGTTTGAGAAGATGGTGCGGCCATTCGCCATGCCCCCTGAGGACTTCCCCCCAGCTGCGCCACCACAAGCCTTAGGATACTTCTCCAAAGGTGCTGGCGTGCTTGAACGGCTGGCTAGTTTCTGGCCTTTTCACAAGGGTGTGACCAATGGCAAGTAG